One Verrucomicrobiota bacterium DNA window includes the following coding sequences:
- a CDS encoding sulfatase, whose translation MKKNPLLRLQFLTLAPSLVVALLTGAATPTAQAATSSPNFVFILTDDQGWPATSVQMHPSRKDSRSDFFQTPNLERFASQAMRFSQGYAPAALCSPTRRSLQLGQMPVRQGDEVYGEKYPVGNTHLTIPRLLKSVDSRYVAAHFGKWDHRTDIAPEHFGYDESDGNMGNQPGSITSDFDNKEKWSKYTVTEDPKRIFSLTDRSLDFMMRSVKDKNPFYLQISHWAVHVTMQTRRESLEKYQQLPKGEKHNVPAFGGMTEDLDVGVGKILDMIDELGIADSTYVIYMADNGAAGWIPPDTSRNLANPTTYEIPSRNAPLRGGKWVTFEGGIRVPFIVRGPGVTPNSFCNVPVVGWDILPTIADIVGYKKPMPNDIDGGSFRALLENEGQGTVQRPNPGLVFHRYTDGYPHTSIRVGDYKLVKFWTEEKQLLFNLKEDLGETKDLAKTQPGKANELHKQLMDYLESVDSDVLTLYK comes from the coding sequence ATGAAAAAGAATCCATTATTACGTCTCCAATTTCTGACTCTTGCACCGAGTTTGGTTGTTGCCTTGTTAACAGGGGCCGCAACACCAACCGCACAAGCCGCGACGAGCTCGCCGAACTTCGTGTTTATTTTGACTGACGACCAAGGGTGGCCTGCCACCTCAGTGCAAATGCACCCGTCGCGAAAAGACTCTAGGAGCGACTTTTTCCAGACGCCCAACCTCGAGCGTTTTGCGAGCCAGGCCATGCGCTTCAGCCAGGGTTATGCCCCGGCAGCGCTGTGCAGCCCGACTCGCCGTAGTCTGCAGCTAGGACAGATGCCTGTGCGCCAGGGCGACGAAGTTTATGGGGAAAAGTATCCGGTGGGAAATACTCACCTGACAATTCCGCGGTTACTAAAATCAGTGGACTCCCGCTATGTGGCGGCGCATTTCGGGAAGTGGGATCACCGCACGGACATTGCGCCGGAACATTTCGGCTACGATGAAAGCGACGGCAATATGGGAAATCAACCCGGCAGCATTACTTCCGACTTCGATAACAAGGAGAAGTGGAGCAAATATACCGTTACGGAAGATCCCAAACGAATTTTCAGCCTGACCGATCGATCACTCGATTTCATGATGCGCAGTGTAAAAGATAAGAACCCGTTTTACCTCCAAATTTCTCATTGGGCGGTGCATGTGACCATGCAGACACGCCGCGAGTCCCTCGAAAAATACCAGCAATTGCCTAAAGGCGAAAAACACAATGTGCCTGCCTTTGGAGGAATGACCGAGGACCTCGATGTCGGAGTCGGGAAGATTCTGGACATGATCGACGAGTTGGGAATCGCCGATTCAACCTATGTTATTTACATGGCTGACAACGGCGCGGCCGGGTGGATTCCACCTGACACTTCTCGCAATCTTGCCAATCCCACGACTTACGAAATCCCAAGCCGTAACGCTCCATTACGCGGCGGCAAGTGGGTAACGTTTGAGGGTGGAATCCGTGTGCCATTTATTGTGCGCGGTCCAGGTGTAACGCCCAATTCATTTTGCAATGTTCCGGTTGTCGGTTGGGATATTTTACCGACGATTGCCGACATAGTGGGATACAAAAAGCCCATGCCCAACGACATTGATGGAGGTAGTTTCCGTGCCCTGCTCGAAAACGAAGGACAGGGAACCGTCCAGCGGCCCAATCCGGGGCTCGTGTTTCATCGCTACACCGACGGTTATCCACACACGTCCATCCGCGTTGGCGATTACAAACTGGTAAAATTCTGGACCGAAGAAAAACAGCTGCTTTTCAACTTGAAGGAAGACCTCGGTGAAACAAAAGACTTGGCGAAAACCCAACCGGGAAAAGCAAATGAACTACACAAGCAACTTATGGACTATCTTGAATCAGTTGATTCGGACGTGTTAACACTCTATAAATGA
- a CDS encoding PQQ-binding-like beta-propeller repeat protein, with amino-acid sequence MIFLKRLALTFTWITFALTTLGADSSQNWPAFRGLGATGVIEGYPLPSNWNADPEAKKPEGVLWRAPIPGLGHSSPVVWGDRIFVCTAIPEGEEAALVLGPGGAPTAADDSRNHRWVIFCFDKSTGKKLWNKTAYQGLPRTTRHVKATQANTTLSVDGENLVAFFGSEGLYCYDLDGNLKWSRDLGVINISKYSIGWGYASSPAIHKNHIVLTCDDPSNPFLVTLRLSDGKELWRVSRKDISERSWGTPLIHEGPDTTQVVINGWPWIISYDLNTGEELWKIHDGGDNPIPTPFVANDWIYITSAHGGKSPIYVVRPEARGDITPTKDGPTSDAMVWSTLKGGSYMSTPVVYGDYIYLGSSSIIRCFNAITGEELYVEKLPPPASIIASLVASDGKIFCASENGFVHVLAPGPEFKVLANNPMGEPCLATPAISQGVLFFRTTQSLVAIK; translated from the coding sequence ATGATTTTTTTAAAACGACTAGCACTGACCTTTACCTGGATTACCTTTGCTCTCACCACTCTTGGAGCAGACTCATCTCAAAACTGGCCTGCATTCCGCGGACTCGGAGCAACTGGCGTAATCGAGGGTTACCCTCTACCCTCGAACTGGAACGCGGATCCTGAAGCCAAAAAGCCGGAAGGCGTCCTCTGGCGTGCACCGATACCAGGACTTGGACACTCTAGTCCCGTTGTATGGGGCGACCGTATCTTTGTATGCACCGCGATCCCGGAAGGTGAAGAAGCTGCCCTTGTTCTAGGACCTGGTGGAGCGCCAACGGCAGCAGATGATTCCCGGAATCATCGCTGGGTCATTTTTTGTTTTGATAAATCCACCGGGAAGAAACTTTGGAATAAAACGGCATACCAGGGGCTGCCTCGCACCACCCGCCACGTTAAGGCTACTCAAGCCAACACAACCCTAAGCGTAGATGGTGAGAACCTCGTCGCCTTCTTCGGATCCGAAGGACTTTACTGTTACGATCTCGATGGAAATCTCAAATGGAGCCGTGACCTTGGCGTCATCAACATCAGCAAGTACAGCATCGGCTGGGGCTATGCCAGTTCACCTGCCATTCATAAAAACCACATCGTTCTAACCTGCGACGACCCTTCGAATCCTTTCCTCGTAACGCTCCGTCTTTCCGACGGCAAGGAACTTTGGCGAGTCTCGCGCAAGGACATTTCAGAACGCAGTTGGGGAACGCCGCTGATTCACGAAGGACCAGATACCACTCAAGTCGTCATCAACGGCTGGCCGTGGATAATATCCTACGATCTCAATACCGGTGAAGAGCTATGGAAGATTCATGATGGTGGAGACAATCCTATCCCAACACCCTTCGTCGCCAACGATTGGATTTACATCACCAGTGCTCACGGCGGAAAATCTCCCATCTACGTAGTTCGTCCTGAAGCCCGTGGCGACATTACACCTACCAAGGATGGTCCAACCAGCGATGCCATGGTTTGGAGTACTTTAAAAGGCGGTTCCTACATGTCCACGCCAGTTGTCTACGGAGACTATATCTATCTGGGCTCATCGAGTATCATCCGCTGCTTTAACGCCATAACCGGAGAAGAACTTTACGTCGAGAAACTGCCTCCTCCTGCCTCTATCATTGCTTCGCTCGTAGCCTCTGACGGTAAAATTTTCTGTGCCTCCGAAAACGGATTCGTCCACGTCCTGGCCCCCGGACCTGAATTCAAAGTACTCGCGAACAACCCAATGGGCGAACCTTGTTTGGCAACTCCGGCCATTTCCCAAGGTGTACTTTTCTTTCGAACCACTCAGAGTTTGGTGGCCATCAAATAA
- a CDS encoding alpha/beta hydrolase, whose protein sequence is MPTPNKHLLTRLECGILSQRQLLQGIVFTLGMLVIQPIVRSAEPNNETHRATRFESQEKTIPNEKVTYPKDVLPHGIRSRFVNHVNGLNMHILEAGFEGENRPCVLLLHGFPELAYSWRKVMLPLAEAGYHVVAPDQRGYGRTTGWDPDYDGDLDSYRRLNVVRDALGLISALGYRSVAAVVGHDFGSPIAAWCAVSRPDVFRSVVLMSAPFSGTPSLPFDTTNNQQTVIDQTRASKLSDDLAALPSPRKHYQEYYKTREANDDMRNAPQGIHAFLRGYYHFKSADWEGNKPFTLKARTADRMSRMPRYYIMDLDKGMAETVNSEMPTAAEISACKWLPEEELRIYSEEFERTGFQGGLQWYRSGGVGSAEIELFAGRTIDQPSLFIAGANDWGSYQSPGALEQMQNSACTNMQGVHLVAAGHWVQQEQPEAVSKLLIEFLQRNRRQ, encoded by the coding sequence GTGCCCACGCCAAATAAGCATCTGCTCACTCGGTTGGAATGCGGAATCCTATCCCAACGCCAGCTGTTGCAAGGAATCGTGTTCACCCTCGGTATGCTGGTGATACAGCCTATCGTAAGATCTGCGGAGCCGAACAATGAAACTCATCGGGCAACCCGCTTCGAATCCCAAGAAAAAACAATACCAAACGAAAAAGTGACTTACCCCAAAGATGTGCTGCCTCACGGAATACGTTCCAGGTTTGTGAACCACGTCAACGGCCTGAATATGCACATTCTGGAAGCTGGCTTCGAAGGAGAAAATCGACCGTGCGTGTTACTGCTTCATGGGTTTCCCGAACTGGCTTACAGCTGGAGAAAGGTGATGCTGCCTCTTGCCGAAGCGGGATACCATGTGGTCGCACCCGACCAACGTGGCTACGGCCGTACGACTGGTTGGGATCCTGATTACGACGGCGATCTAGACTCATACAGGCGACTCAACGTAGTCAGGGATGCGCTTGGGTTGATTTCAGCCCTTGGTTACCGTTCGGTTGCCGCAGTGGTTGGCCATGATTTTGGTTCTCCCATCGCTGCGTGGTGCGCGGTCTCGCGACCGGATGTATTTCGTTCCGTCGTTTTGATGAGCGCCCCTTTTAGCGGTACCCCCTCGCTGCCATTTGATACAACCAACAATCAACAAACAGTGATCGATCAAACAAGGGCATCCAAGTTGTCTGACGATTTGGCTGCGCTTCCAAGTCCACGGAAACATTACCAGGAGTATTACAAGACGCGTGAGGCAAATGATGATATGCGAAACGCTCCTCAAGGGATCCATGCATTTTTACGTGGTTACTACCATTTCAAGAGTGCTGACTGGGAAGGCAACAAACCGTTCACTCTCAAGGCCCGGACTGCAGACCGAATGTCCAGGATGCCCAGGTATTACATCATGGACTTGGACAAGGGCATGGCAGAAACCGTGAACAGTGAAATGCCAACAGCGGCAGAGATCTCCGCCTGCAAATGGTTACCGGAGGAAGAATTGCGGATTTACAGTGAGGAATTTGAGCGAACGGGTTTCCAGGGTGGACTTCAATGGTACCGATCAGGAGGTGTCGGTTCAGCTGAGATTGAGCTGTTCGCCGGCCGGACAATCGATCAGCCATCCCTCTTCATCGCGGGAGCCAACGATTGGGGATCCTACCAAAGCCCCGGCGCACTCGAACAAATGCAGAACAGCGCATGCACAAATATGCAAGGGGTCCACCTGGTGGCTGCCGGACACTGGGTGCAGCAAGAGCAACCAGAGGCGGTGAGCAAACTGCTTATCGAATTCCTGCAACGGAACCGTCGCCAATAA
- a CDS encoding sulfatase — MKTHFRFLKPSAIILTLSLFGAASFAESPPLNILLFTADDLHRDSLGCYGSTVEDISPNLDRFANNGIRFTNAHVNTAICEPSRKILASGLYGFNSGSMGFLPVRDEIVTVQETLGAAGYMTGVIGKLVHSTPKYSYQWDYAFDRKDMGDGRNPTIYYERTAAFLKQCKEAGKPFYFMANSEDPHLPWYDPEIGAIRGAEHPSRIYAPEEVTVPSHLPDVPGIRVPLSHYYNSTKRMDDTFGKVMQALDESGMRENTLIVFLSDNGMATPFAKCNTYLASTLTPLLVQWPGVVKAGSQNDSLVAGVDFFPTVLDALGMKSLKKSDGRSLLAVLKGQANDAGRDYVYTQVDSKVDLAAIPMRCIQNKKYGYIYNMWVRDGYYYRNNNEVAVMRTMEAAAATDPAVLARVQMYRYRTLEELYDLDNDPGCLTNLAESPKYKDQLATMRKAMENRMKSSGDPLLKAYRNKTNSKIVAEEFNRIYPTHNPVINRAPWEKF; from the coding sequence ATGAAAACACACTTCAGGTTCTTAAAACCTTCAGCGATTATTTTGACCTTAAGTCTGTTCGGAGCAGCCAGCTTTGCCGAATCGCCTCCTTTGAATATTTTACTGTTCACGGCGGACGATTTGCATCGAGACTCTCTGGGTTGCTATGGCTCGACGGTAGAAGACATCTCTCCGAACCTTGATCGATTTGCGAACAACGGAATCCGCTTCACCAACGCGCATGTCAATACCGCCATTTGCGAGCCCAGTCGGAAAATACTAGCGAGTGGGTTGTATGGGTTTAATAGTGGTTCGATGGGGTTCTTGCCGGTTCGCGATGAGATCGTTACGGTTCAAGAAACCTTGGGTGCGGCCGGCTATATGACGGGAGTAATTGGGAAGCTGGTACACTCGACCCCCAAGTATTCCTACCAATGGGATTACGCCTTCGACCGGAAGGATATGGGCGATGGACGAAACCCGACCATTTATTACGAGCGCACAGCCGCATTTCTCAAACAATGCAAAGAGGCGGGAAAACCTTTCTACTTCATGGCGAATTCCGAAGATCCACATTTGCCTTGGTATGATCCTGAAATTGGAGCGATAAGGGGCGCAGAACATCCTTCACGCATTTATGCACCAGAAGAAGTGACGGTTCCTTCGCACCTGCCAGACGTTCCCGGAATTCGTGTCCCGCTGTCGCACTACTATAATTCTACCAAAAGAATGGACGATACTTTTGGGAAAGTCATGCAAGCTTTGGACGAATCCGGGATGCGTGAAAACACCCTCATTGTTTTTTTATCAGACAATGGCATGGCCACACCGTTTGCCAAGTGTAACACCTACCTTGCCAGCACGCTGACCCCATTGCTCGTTCAATGGCCGGGAGTCGTTAAAGCAGGTTCTCAAAATGATAGCCTGGTCGCAGGCGTTGATTTTTTCCCAACTGTATTGGACGCATTGGGAATGAAATCGTTGAAGAAGTCGGATGGGCGATCGCTTCTCGCAGTCTTAAAAGGCCAGGCAAACGATGCGGGTCGCGACTATGTCTACACGCAGGTCGATTCCAAGGTGGACCTGGCGGCAATCCCCATGCGCTGTATTCAGAATAAGAAATATGGATACATCTATAATATGTGGGTCCGGGATGGATATTACTACCGGAACAACAATGAAGTAGCAGTCATGAGAACGATGGAGGCAGCGGCCGCTACTGATCCCGCTGTGTTAGCGCGCGTCCAAATGTACCGCTATCGAACATTGGAGGAACTCTACGATTTGGACAACGATCCTGGCTGTCTAACGAATCTTGCCGAGTCGCCGAAATACAAAGATCAATTGGCAACGATGCGCAAAGCTATGGAGAACCGAATGAAGTCTAGCGGCGATCCGCTTCTGAAAGCTTATCGAAACAAAACCAATTCGAAGATTGTCGCGGAAGAATTCAACCGAATCTATCCCACCCATAATCCCGTCATCAATAGGGCTCCCTGGGAGAAATTTTGA
- a CDS encoding GDSL-type esterase/lipase family protein has protein sequence MHRFKSIRHLAFAILLASPMVSLLIATGQTIKSDQAEIAAKTVRGPERWEDTIKKFEETDARTPPPKGAVLLIGGSNARRWTDVGDYFPQHRLINRGFGGGRLTDILHYADRIVLPYAPKTILLNAGGNDLSSGKSPEQVRDAARAFSAKIHATLPDTRIYHIGLPQVLRASNSPEMLAVIREMNGLLAELAQTEENFEYIDLFEAFLDDKGKSRPELFVQDGTHFNPAGYTVVAEQLSGKF, from the coding sequence ATGCATAGATTCAAATCAATCCGGCACCTCGCGTTTGCCATACTCCTGGCAAGCCCAATGGTCAGCTTGCTAATCGCCACCGGGCAGACAATAAAAAGCGATCAAGCCGAAATAGCAGCGAAGACCGTCCGTGGCCCTGAGCGTTGGGAAGATACGATCAAGAAATTCGAGGAGACGGATGCGAGGACACCTCCTCCGAAAGGGGCGGTACTGCTCATCGGCGGATCAAACGCTCGCCGCTGGACCGATGTAGGTGACTATTTTCCGCAACACAGGCTCATAAATCGAGGTTTCGGCGGCGGACGCCTGACAGACATTTTGCACTATGCCGATCGCATCGTGCTGCCCTATGCACCAAAGACCATCCTGCTCAATGCTGGCGGCAACGACCTCAGCTCAGGAAAGTCGCCCGAACAAGTCCGCGACGCCGCTCGTGCTTTTAGTGCCAAAATCCACGCTACCTTACCCGACACGCGCATCTACCATATCGGGCTGCCTCAGGTGTTACGTGCAAGCAACTCACCGGAAATGCTTGCCGTTATCCGTGAGATGAACGGACTACTCGCCGAGCTCGCACAAACGGAAGAGAATTTTGAATACATTGATTTGTTCGAAGCCTTTCTTGATGACAAGGGCAAGTCCCGACCTGAGCTTTTTGTCCAAGACGGTACGCACTTCAACCCAGCGGGGTACACAGTGGTGGCCGAACAACTAAGTGGAAAATTCTGA